A single Lentimicrobium sp. L6 DNA region contains:
- the acs gene encoding acetate--CoA ligase has translation MAIKIKTLSGYFHEYQKSAVNPEDFWGQQAEAFYWRKKYECVLDWNFTEPRIDWFKGGRLNLTENIFERQMFFKKDQAAIIWEPNDPSEEGITITYSELFDKVKQFANVLLEKGVTKGDRVALYMPMIPELAIAMLACARIGAVHSIVFAGFSSNALADRIIDAQAKVVIASDGGFRGTKTIPIKKIVDEAVERCDSVETVIIKKRTGEEVNMLAGRDYWWDELTEGVSCDNDAEILDAEDPLFILYTSGSTGQPKGLVHTTGGYMVYTSYTFRNVFQYGEGDVYFCSADIGWITGHSYIVYGPLLSGATTLMFEGIPTFPDAGRYWDIVEKYQVNQFYTAPTAIRALMAEGNEFVENKEMKSLKVLGTVGEPINEEAWHWYHDHVGKDRCPIVDTWWQTETGGILISPIAGVTPTKPSYATLPLPGVQPVIVDPDGKELKGNSVQGNLCIKFPWPGMARTIYGDHERFQQTYFSTYPGYYFTGDGVKRDEDGYYRILGRVDDVINVSGHRMGTAEVENAINEHPRVVESAVVGFPHDIKGQGIYAFVVCTDMDETTSEEGIIKSIKIGVNNIIGPIARPDKILIVSGLPKTRSGKIMRRILRKIASNDTSSFGDTSTLLDPGVVEEIMEKAKK, from the coding sequence ATGGCAATTAAAATTAAAACATTAAGTGGCTATTTTCATGAATACCAAAAGAGCGCAGTAAATCCAGAAGATTTCTGGGGACAACAGGCAGAAGCTTTTTATTGGCGGAAGAAATATGAATGTGTTTTAGATTGGAACTTCACAGAACCAAGAATTGATTGGTTTAAAGGAGGAAGATTGAATCTTACTGAAAATATTTTTGAGCGTCAGATGTTTTTTAAGAAAGATCAGGCTGCCATTATCTGGGAGCCAAATGACCCTTCTGAGGAGGGTATTACTATAACTTATTCTGAACTTTTTGATAAAGTGAAACAATTTGCCAATGTGCTCCTTGAAAAGGGAGTAACAAAAGGTGACCGGGTGGCTTTGTATATGCCCATGATTCCCGAATTGGCCATTGCCATGTTGGCTTGTGCTAGAATTGGAGCCGTACATTCTATTGTATTTGCAGGATTTTCAAGTAATGCATTAGCTGATAGAATAATTGATGCTCAAGCAAAAGTGGTTATTGCTTCTGATGGAGGATTCCGTGGCACCAAAACCATTCCAATAAAGAAAATTGTAGATGAGGCAGTAGAAAGATGTGATTCAGTAGAAACGGTCATCATTAAAAAGAGAACTGGTGAAGAGGTAAATATGTTAGCAGGTCGCGATTATTGGTGGGATGAACTTACTGAAGGTGTGTCTTGTGATAATGATGCTGAAATATTAGATGCTGAGGATCCTCTTTTCATCCTCTATACATCTGGTTCTACCGGCCAACCAAAAGGCTTAGTTCATACCACTGGTGGCTATATGGTTTATACTTCCTATACCTTCCGCAATGTATTTCAATATGGGGAAGGTGATGTATATTTCTGCTCTGCTGATATTGGCTGGATTACTGGCCATTCTTATATTGTTTATGGCCCATTATTAAGTGGAGCCACAACATTAATGTTCGAAGGAATTCCTACTTTTCCTGATGCAGGAAGATATTGGGATATTGTAGAAAAGTATCAAGTGAATCAGTTCTATACAGCACCAACTGCTATTCGTGCTTTAATGGCAGAAGGAAATGAGTTTGTCGAGAATAAAGAAATGAAAAGCCTAAAGGTTCTAGGTACAGTAGGAGAACCCATTAATGAAGAAGCTTGGCACTGGTATCATGATCATGTGGGTAAAGATCGTTGTCCCATTGTGGATACTTGGTGGCAAACGGAAACGGGTGGGATTTTAATCAGCCCTATAGCTGGCGTTACGCCCACTAAACCTTCTTATGCCACATTACCACTTCCTGGTGTTCAACCTGTCATAGTGGATCCCGATGGAAAAGAGTTAAAAGGAAACAGTGTTCAAGGTAATCTTTGTATCAAATTTCCATGGCCGGGAATGGCAAGAACTATTTATGGTGATCATGAACGTTTCCAACAAACTTACTTTTCAACCTATCCTGGCTACTATTTCACTGGAGATGGTGTAAAACGAGATGAGGATGGTTATTATAGGATACTAGGTAGAGTTGATGATGTCATCAATGTTTCAGGTCATAGAATGGGAACAGCCGAAGTAGAAAATGCGATTAACGAGCATCCTCGAGTAGTGGAATCTGCTGTTGTTGGTTTTCCTCACGATATCAAAGGACAAGGGATTTATGCCTTTGTAGTTTGTACCGATATGGATGAAACCACCAGCGAGGAGGGGATTATAAAGAGTATTAAAATTGGAGTTAATAATATTATTGGTCCAATTGCTCGTCCTGATAAAATTTTAATAGTAAGTGGATTGCCAAAAACACGCTCTGGTAAAATTATGAGAAGAATCCTCAGGAAAATAGCTTCCAACGATACTTCAAGCTTTGGAGATACTAGTACTTTATTGGATCCTGGTGTTGTCGAGGAGATTATGGAAAAAGCTAAGAAATAA
- a CDS encoding enoyl-CoA hydratase-related protein has translation MKVYKTIELEINNEVGTVWLNRPEIHNAFNEVMIAELIEMFEEINDNEGIRVVVLRGRGKSFCAGADLNWMRDVAKYSYEDNYKESLNLSLCFYNIYTCAKPTIAIVHGAAIGGANGLLAACDFAYAEENTTFSLSEVKIGIVPACISPYVTKRVGEYGSKELMLTGKRFKGAEAAHHRLVNKSLSSSNLDLHLEELIGLLKTSGPKAMTQCKNLLYDISNKLSLQEAIDYTAKMIAEIRASSEGQEGMAAFLEKRKPNWVATSPEK, from the coding sequence ATGAAAGTATATAAAACCATAGAATTAGAAATAAACAACGAAGTAGGCACCGTTTGGCTTAATCGTCCAGAAATACACAATGCTTTCAATGAAGTCATGATAGCGGAGTTGATAGAGATGTTCGAAGAAATCAATGATAATGAAGGAATCAGAGTAGTGGTTTTAAGAGGTAGAGGAAAGTCATTCTGTGCTGGAGCAGATTTGAACTGGATGCGTGATGTGGCAAAATATTCCTATGAAGATAATTATAAAGAAAGTCTCAATCTTTCACTCTGTTTTTATAATATCTATACCTGTGCTAAGCCTACCATCGCTATTGTTCATGGAGCAGCTATTGGCGGTGCCAATGGATTATTAGCAGCTTGTGATTTTGCTTATGCAGAGGAGAATACCACTTTTTCTTTAAGTGAAGTAAAGATTGGCATTGTGCCGGCTTGTATTTCTCCATATGTGACCAAAAGAGTAGGAGAGTATGGTTCCAAAGAATTAATGCTAACAGGCAAAAGATTTAAAGGCGCCGAAGCAGCCCATCATCGTTTGGTGAATAAATCATTATCCTCAAGCAATTTAGACCTTCATCTAGAGGAACTCATAGGATTGTTAAAGACCAGTGGCCCTAAAGCCATGACCCAATGTAAGAACCTTCTCTACGATATTTCCAATAAGCTGAGTCTTCAAGAAGCCATTGATTATACCGCCAAGATGATAGCCGAAATCAGAGCCAGCTCAGAAGGTCAAGAAGGCATGGCAGCATTTCTGGAAAAGAGAAAGCCAAATTGGGTGGCCACCAGTCCTGAAAAATAA
- a CDS encoding acetyl-CoA carboxylase biotin carboxylase subunit: MKKFNKILIANRGEIAVRIIKAAQKMGITSMAVYSQADKDSLHIRKADEAFCIGEESLSETYLNVGKIMEIALKHGADAIHPGYGFLAENPELVAACEKNDIVFIGPSSRAIQLMGNKIEARAFVDSLKIPMTKGVTGSPEELLSLAKNIELPILVKAAAGGGGKGMRIVRDWNDLESVIESTSREALAYFGDAEVYVEKFIENPRHIEIQLLGDQFGNVIHLYERECSIQRRYQKIIEESPSPTLDQATREKMGKAAVDIAKAINYTSAGTIEFLVDSDLNYYFLEMNTRIQVEHPVTEMVTGVDLVQEQIRIAQGEELSWKQEDIKQNGHAIEARVYAEEPENDFRPAPGFVSYYKEPKGVHIRVDSAIDQAVEIKSFFDPMISKLVVWEENRSKAITKMMASLEEFVILGLSTNIPFMLALMKEEDYILNYISTKYCDTHASQILKSAEAYHLNMDRNILGAAYASIKIASSNSPHNIWEKIAYWRLQMDFQWKLGEEFLSYQLMEVKPSSFRLKNGQDILPVEILSVKNNCIDLSIDNKEERVYFVKKDEAHILFNWKGQVFKLEDLEVLVQEDFYESSHEAETSDILKSPMPGKVIKVLVEEGGEVKKGQTLLIVEAMKMENNILASRDGKIEEILVQEGEMVDNTKILLRLEEAE; encoded by the coding sequence ATGAAGAAATTCAATAAAATATTAATTGCCAATAGAGGTGAAATTGCAGTAAGAATTATTAAGGCTGCTCAGAAAATGGGAATCACCAGTATGGCTGTCTATTCACAGGCTGATAAGGATAGCTTACATATTCGTAAAGCTGATGAAGCCTTTTGTATAGGTGAAGAATCACTGTCTGAAACCTATTTGAATGTTGGAAAAATAATGGAGATTGCTCTGAAACATGGGGCTGATGCCATTCATCCAGGTTATGGTTTTTTGGCGGAAAATCCTGAATTGGTGGCAGCTTGTGAAAAGAACGATATTGTTTTTATTGGACCGTCGAGTCGAGCCATTCAGTTAATGGGAAATAAAATAGAGGCACGAGCTTTTGTGGATAGCCTTAAAATCCCCATGACCAAAGGTGTGACGGGTAGCCCTGAAGAACTTCTGAGTCTGGCAAAAAACATAGAACTGCCTATCCTTGTAAAAGCCGCAGCTGGTGGAGGAGGGAAAGGAATGAGAATTGTGCGTGATTGGAATGATTTGGAATCCGTAATTGAGTCCACAAGCCGTGAAGCCTTAGCTTATTTTGGTGATGCTGAAGTTTATGTGGAGAAGTTCATTGAGAATCCTCGTCATATAGAGATTCAGCTTTTAGGTGACCAATTTGGAAATGTGATTCATTTATATGAACGTGAATGTAGCATTCAACGTCGTTACCAGAAAATAATTGAGGAATCTCCATCTCCCACTTTAGATCAAGCCACAAGAGAAAAGATGGGGAAAGCAGCAGTAGATATTGCCAAAGCCATTAATTATACCAGTGCTGGAACTATCGAGTTTTTAGTGGATTCCGATTTAAACTACTATTTCTTGGAGATGAATACTAGAATTCAAGTGGAACATCCTGTTACGGAAATGGTGACTGGCGTAGACTTGGTTCAAGAGCAAATTAGGATAGCACAAGGAGAAGAATTAAGCTGGAAGCAAGAAGATATTAAGCAAAATGGTCATGCCATTGAAGCACGAGTTTATGCGGAAGAACCTGAGAATGATTTTCGTCCAGCACCAGGTTTCGTAAGTTATTATAAAGAACCCAAAGGAGTTCATATTAGAGTGGATTCAGCTATTGATCAAGCCGTAGAGATAAAAAGCTTTTTCGACCCCATGATAAGCAAGTTGGTCGTGTGGGAAGAGAACAGGTCCAAAGCGATCACGAAAATGATGGCTAGTTTAGAGGAATTCGTCATTTTGGGCTTGTCGACTAATATTCCTTTTATGCTGGCTTTAATGAAAGAAGAAGATTATATACTGAATTATATCTCTACTAAATATTGCGATACTCATGCTTCTCAAATACTAAAAAGTGCTGAAGCTTATCATCTTAATATGGATAGGAATATCCTTGGAGCAGCTTATGCCTCTATAAAAATAGCCTCCTCTAATTCACCTCATAATATTTGGGAAAAAATAGCTTATTGGAGATTACAAATGGATTTTCAATGGAAATTAGGAGAAGAATTCCTTTCTTATCAATTGATGGAAGTAAAACCTTCAAGTTTCAGATTAAAAAATGGACAAGATATTCTTCCAGTTGAAATTTTAAGTGTAAAGAATAATTGTATTGATTTAAGTATTGATAACAAAGAAGAACGAGTTTACTTCGTGAAGAAAGATGAAGCCCATATTCTTTTTAATTGGAAAGGACAAGTATTTAAATTAGAAGATTTAGAGGTCTTAGTTCAAGAAGATTTTTACGAATCTAGTCATGAGGCTGAAACTAGCGATATTTTAAAATCTCCAATGCCTGGTAAGGTGATCAAAGTATTGGTGGAAGAAGGGGGAGAGGTTAAAAAAGGTCAAACTTTATTGATAGTGGAAGCCATGAAAATGGAAAATAATATCTTAGCCAGTCGTGATGGAAAAATAGAAGAAATTCTAGTTCAAGAAGGAGAAATGGTGGATAATACTAAAATATTATTACGTTTGGAGGAGGCTGAATAA
- a CDS encoding acyl-CoA dehydrogenase family protein codes for MNFELTEEQELIRQTVRDFAEREIKPIAQELDEKEEFSEDLTRKMGELGLFGMYLPEKYGGQELDTLSYIIAVEELARVDGSQAATLAAHNSLGIGPLYYYGTEEQKLKYLPKLCTGEGLWAFGLTEPDAGSDSRGSKTTAKLEEGKWRINGSKIFITNGASDLSLGATVQAVTKVLPDGKKEFTTVIVEKDTPGFKRVAMHGKMMWRSSDTSELYFDDCIVPEENLLGDIGQGSKIMLSTLDNGRLSIAAMGLGLAQGAYEMALQYSKERNQFGKPISKFQAIAFKLADMAMQIELARNLLYKACWLKDNKKPFAKEAAMSKLYCSEIAKSVADEAVQIHGGYGLMKDYPIERFYRDQRLLQIGEGTSEIQRMVISRYIGC; via the coding sequence ATGAATTTCGAATTAACAGAAGAACAAGAGTTGATTAGACAAACGGTAAGGGATTTTGCTGAAAGAGAAATCAAACCTATTGCTCAAGAGTTGGACGAGAAAGAAGAGTTTTCAGAGGATTTAACTCGAAAAATGGGTGAGCTTGGCCTTTTTGGTATGTATCTTCCAGAAAAATATGGCGGACAAGAATTGGATACCTTATCCTATATTATCGCAGTTGAGGAATTAGCCAGAGTTGATGGCTCTCAAGCAGCCACTTTAGCGGCTCATAATTCTTTGGGAATTGGACCACTCTATTATTACGGAACAGAAGAGCAGAAATTAAAATACTTGCCCAAATTATGTACTGGTGAAGGGCTTTGGGCTTTTGGTCTTACTGAGCCCGATGCCGGTTCTGATAGTCGAGGTTCTAAAACCACTGCAAAACTAGAGGAGGGAAAATGGAGAATAAATGGTTCTAAGATATTCATCACCAATGGTGCCTCCGATTTGTCATTAGGAGCAACTGTACAGGCCGTAACAAAGGTTCTTCCTGATGGTAAAAAAGAATTCACCACCGTAATTGTAGAAAAAGATACTCCTGGTTTTAAAAGAGTAGCCATGCATGGAAAAATGATGTGGCGTTCTTCAGATACTTCAGAATTATATTTCGATGATTGTATAGTACCAGAAGAAAATCTACTAGGAGATATTGGACAAGGAAGTAAGATTATGCTTTCGACTCTAGATAATGGAAGACTTTCCATTGCTGCTATGGGTTTAGGGTTGGCACAAGGAGCTTATGAAATGGCTTTGCAGTATTCTAAAGAACGTAATCAGTTTGGAAAACCAATTTCTAAATTTCAGGCCATTGCTTTTAAGTTGGCCGATATGGCCATGCAAATTGAATTAGCCAGAAATCTCCTATACAAAGCATGCTGGTTAAAAGACAATAAAAAACCATTTGCCAAAGAAGCAGCCATGTCGAAATTATACTGTAGTGAGATTGCAAAATCAGTAGCTGATGAAGCAGTGCAAATTCATGGTGGTTATGGCTTAATGAAAGATTATCCAATAGAAAGATTTTATCGTGACCAACGATTATTACAGATAGGAGAGGGCACTTCTGAGATTCAAAGAATGGTAATATCAAGATATATTGGTTGTTAA
- a CDS encoding CoA transferase subunit A: MNKVVKDAKEALQGMQDGQTLMLGGFGLCGIPENTIKALVESEFKDLTCISNNAGVDNFGLGALLRKHQIKKMISSYVGENKEFERQMLSGELEVDLVPQGTLAERIRAGGAGIPAFYVPAGYGTEVGEGKESREFNGKMHLLEHALTADFAVVKAWKGDTMGNLIYRETANNFNQPMAMAGKITIAEVEELVSAGELDPNQIHTPGVFVQRIFQGVDYEKRIEFETVRD; this comes from the coding sequence ATGAATAAAGTAGTAAAAGATGCTAAGGAGGCTTTGCAAGGAATGCAAGACGGACAAACCCTAATGTTGGGTGGTTTTGGTCTTTGTGGGATTCCGGAAAATACCATCAAGGCCTTAGTGGAATCTGAGTTCAAAGATTTAACCTGTATTTCTAATAATGCTGGTGTCGATAATTTTGGCTTAGGTGCATTATTAAGAAAACACCAAATTAAAAAGATGATATCTTCTTATGTAGGTGAAAATAAAGAGTTTGAACGTCAGATGCTTTCTGGTGAGCTAGAGGTGGACTTGGTTCCACAAGGGACTTTAGCAGAGCGTATTAGAGCAGGTGGAGCCGGTATTCCAGCTTTTTACGTTCCGGCAGGTTATGGAACTGAAGTTGGTGAAGGTAAAGAATCAAGAGAATTCAATGGAAAAATGCATCTTTTAGAACATGCATTAACTGCGGATTTTGCAGTAGTAAAGGCTTGGAAAGGGGATACCATGGGAAATCTTATTTACCGAGAAACAGCTAATAACTTTAATCAGCCCATGGCCATGGCCGGTAAAATCACCATTGCAGAAGTGGAAGAACTGGTTTCTGCCGGTGAGTTGGACCCCAATCAGATTCACACACCAGGTGTCTTTGTTCAAAGAATATTTCAAGGTGTAGATTATGAAAAGCGAATTGAATTTGAAACAGTTCGTGATTAG
- a CDS encoding 3-oxoacid CoA-transferase subunit B: MSLDKNGIAKRIAQELQDGYYVNLGIGIPTLVANYVPDGIEVVLQSENGLLGIGPFPEKGKADADLINAGKQTVTTLAGSSFFDSSMSFAMIRGGHIDLTVLGAFEVTDKGDISSWKIPGKMVKGMGGAMDLVAAAKNIIVATTHTDRNGNPKLKTACSLPLTGVNCVKKIVSDLAVIEVTDQGFKLIERAPGVSVEEIVEKTGAPLIIEGDIPEMKI; encoded by the coding sequence ATGAGTCTAGATAAAAACGGAATAGCAAAAAGAATAGCCCAAGAATTACAAGATGGGTATTATGTAAACCTAGGGATTGGAATACCAACATTAGTTGCAAATTATGTCCCAGATGGAATAGAAGTAGTGCTTCAGTCGGAGAATGGATTATTAGGAATTGGCCCCTTTCCTGAAAAGGGAAAAGCAGATGCCGACCTGATAAATGCGGGTAAGCAAACGGTGACTACATTGGCAGGTTCTTCTTTCTTTGATTCTTCGATGAGCTTTGCCATGATTAGAGGAGGTCATATTGATTTAACTGTCCTTGGTGCTTTTGAAGTTACTGATAAAGGAGACATCAGTTCCTGGAAAATTCCCGGAAAAATGGTAAAAGGGATGGGAGGAGCCATGGATTTAGTGGCGGCAGCAAAGAATATTATCGTAGCCACCACTCATACCGATAGAAATGGGAATCCAAAGCTGAAAACAGCTTGTAGTCTTCCTTTAACAGGAGTAAACTGCGTAAAGAAAATTGTTTCGGATTTAGCCGTCATCGAAGTAACAGACCAAGGCTTCAAATTAATAGAAAGAGCTCCTGGAGTTTCTGTTGAAGAAATTGTGGAGAAGACCGGTGCCCCTTTAATTATTGAAGGTGATATTCCAGAGATGAAGATTTAG
- a CDS encoding pyruvate carboxyltransferase, which produces MNYPKRVTIGDITVRDGYQHEENFIPTEAKIWMLEQLVLAGFKHIEVSNFGNPKGMPQFKDCDDLFKGIHQSKKVKHLLEEVSLTAVTIRERAAERAIQAKLEGWGPDRILFMVSTSESHHKKNSGLSLKEYWKMAEEYIKKAHDVGIKVNGTVSTIWGCPIEGPTDMNKAIEFAQRWIDIGADDVEHADHDGSASPDRVYRYYSSLLEHFGNPDKHIVHFHTTRGWGLANVLAALQAGMTNYESTMGGIGGQPANFVSGVPVSGTGAYYYKDSNLVGLVSTEDMVVMMDEMGIETNLDIDKILDIGNMNERIVGRRLRSEAIKSGRIPKDLTGR; this is translated from the coding sequence ATGAATTATCCAAAGAGAGTGACTATTGGCGATATTACTGTCAGAGACGGTTACCAACACGAAGAAAATTTTATCCCAACCGAAGCCAAAATATGGATGTTAGAACAATTAGTTTTAGCAGGTTTTAAACATATTGAGGTATCTAACTTTGGTAATCCAAAAGGAATGCCTCAGTTTAAAGACTGCGATGATTTATTCAAAGGTATTCATCAATCAAAGAAAGTAAAGCATCTTTTAGAGGAGGTAAGTTTAACTGCTGTTACTATTAGAGAAAGAGCAGCTGAAAGAGCCATACAAGCAAAATTAGAAGGCTGGGGACCCGATAGAATCCTCTTTATGGTATCCACCAGTGAGAGTCATCACAAAAAGAATAGTGGTCTTTCTTTAAAGGAATATTGGAAAATGGCTGAGGAATATATAAAGAAAGCTCATGATGTGGGTATCAAAGTAAATGGAACCGTGAGCACCATTTGGGGCTGTCCGATTGAAGGTCCTACTGATATGAATAAAGCCATAGAATTTGCACAGCGTTGGATAGATATTGGAGCCGATGATGTGGAACATGCAGACCATGACGGTAGTGCTTCACCAGATAGGGTTTATCGCTATTATTCTTCATTACTTGAGCATTTTGGAAATCCAGATAAGCATATTGTACATTTTCATACCACTAGAGGATGGGGCTTGGCCAATGTGCTAGCTGCCTTGCAAGCTGGGATGACCAATTACGAATCTACTATGGGTGGAATTGGCGGACAGCCCGCTAATTTTGTAAGTGGAGTTCCTGTGTCAGGAACAGGAGCCTATTATTATAAAGACTCAAATTTGGTGGGTTTAGTCAGTACCGAAGATATGGTGGTTATGATGGATGAAATGGGTATTGAAACCAATTTGGATATTGATAAAATTCTAGACATAGGAAATATGAATGAGCGGATAGTGGGTCGTAGATTACGCTCTGAAGCTATCAAAAGTGGCCGCATACCTAAGGATTTGACTGGGAGGTAG
- a CDS encoding DEAD/DEAH box helicase, whose translation MNLSKHNKIEIIKNLGFSELNEMQNATIDAATQHPHLLLLAPTGSGKTVAYLLSILSRIQKKPGVQALILVPTRELVLQVESVLKQMKTGWKINVAYGGHPFSVERQNFTHPPEILIGTPGRVQDHMQRETFDVSTIEQVVFDEFDKSLELGFSKQMEFIRAELKHVKRQLLVSATQRIEIPGYLQLKDLHTLDFSQEEKIDLELKQLLVSKEEKPEGLIKIINNLEDGENALVFVNHRDACDRIAEYFNIFKISYSIFHGGLEQDQRELELTKFRNGSSRVLIATDIASRGIDIPELDYVIHYQIPPQETVFTHRNGRTARMKATGTAVIIRSQLDKLPSYLQEEPENIKLKEGRELSQSEWVTLYVGKGKKDKVNKIDIVGFFLQFHFMAKDDIGLIEMKDYAAYIAVKRDKYQDLLKVSKDKKMKNKKPKIALAR comes from the coding sequence ATGAATTTATCAAAACACAACAAGATTGAAATCATAAAAAACTTAGGTTTTTCTGAACTCAACGAAATGCAAAATGCTACTATTGATGCAGCGACACAACATCCTCACCTTTTATTATTAGCACCAACAGGTAGCGGAAAAACGGTGGCCTATCTCTTGAGTATCCTGTCTAGAATTCAGAAGAAACCAGGTGTTCAAGCTTTAATCCTAGTTCCTACACGCGAATTGGTTTTGCAGGTAGAAAGTGTTTTGAAACAAATGAAAACCGGATGGAAAATAAATGTGGCTTATGGTGGCCATCCTTTTTCAGTGGAGCGTCAAAATTTCACTCATCCTCCTGAAATTTTAATAGGAACACCCGGACGAGTGCAAGATCACATGCAAAGAGAGACATTCGATGTATCAACTATTGAGCAAGTGGTTTTTGATGAATTTGATAAATCATTGGAATTGGGCTTTTCTAAACAAATGGAGTTTATTAGAGCAGAGCTCAAACACGTAAAAAGACAATTATTGGTTTCTGCTACTCAACGGATTGAAATACCCGGATATTTGCAATTAAAAGATTTACATACCTTAGATTTTAGTCAGGAAGAGAAAATAGATTTAGAATTAAAGCAATTATTAGTCTCTAAAGAAGAAAAGCCAGAAGGACTGATTAAGATCATCAATAATCTAGAAGATGGTGAAAACGCTCTGGTTTTTGTAAATCATAGAGATGCTTGCGATCGAATTGCAGAGTATTTTAATATCTTCAAGATTTCTTACTCTATCTTTCACGGTGGGTTGGAACAAGATCAACGAGAATTGGAGCTCACCAAGTTCCGAAATGGAAGTTCTCGTGTACTCATTGCCACTGATATAGCTTCTCGTGGTATCGACATACCTGAATTGGATTATGTGATTCATTATCAAATCCCTCCTCAAGAAACAGTATTTACCCATCGTAATGGCAGAACAGCCAGAATGAAAGCTACAGGAACTGCGGTCATCATCAGGAGTCAATTAGATAAACTACCGTCCTATTTACAAGAAGAACCTGAAAATATAAAGCTGAAAGAAGGCAGAGAATTAAGCCAAAGCGAATGGGTGACGCTATATGTTGGAAAAGGCAAAAAAGACAAAGTAAATAAAATAGATATTGTTGGTTTCTTTCTGCAATTTCATTTTATGGCAAAAGATGATATTGGTCTCATTGAAATGAAAGACTATGCTGCTTATATAGCAGTTAAAAGAGATAAATACCAAGATTTACTTAAAGTGTCAAAAGATAAAAAGATGAAAAACAAAAAGCCTAAAATTGCTTTGGCTCGATAA
- a CDS encoding DUF2147 domain-containing protein, which yields MKNSKLKIALLFMLSFFFLPLIAQTDSDRIIGKWFNEEKDGKVEIYKQGDKYFGKLVWLKTPNNEDGTPKLDVENPDDEMKKRELQGIVLLKDFVFDDDEWEDGEIYDPKSGKTYSCYMEFEDNGSLMIKGYIGVKWVGKTTYWTKAE from the coding sequence ATGAAAAACAGTAAGCTGAAAATTGCATTATTATTTATGCTGAGTTTCTTTTTCCTACCTTTAATAGCACAAACCGATTCGGATAGAATTATTGGGAAATGGTTTAATGAAGAAAAAGATGGGAAAGTAGAAATCTATAAACAAGGAGACAAATACTTTGGCAAATTGGTCTGGTTAAAAACTCCAAATAATGAAGATGGAACTCCAAAACTAGATGTTGAAAATCCTGATGATGAAATGAAGAAAAGAGAGCTACAAGGAATCGTTCTTTTAAAAGATTTCGTTTTTGATGATGATGAGTGGGAAGATGGAGAAATCTATGATCCTAAAAGTGGCAAAACCTACAGCTGCTATATGGAATTCGAAGACAATGGTTCATTAATGATCAAGGGATATATTGGTGTTAAATGGGTAGGAAAAACTACCTATTGGACCAAAGCTGAATAG